The region AAAATTTTCGCGTTTCCTCATTTTAGTGTGATAAGTATTGTTacaacattaatttattaaagtacagtatttttataactatatttcatattagttagaatatttttttaagaaaaaaaaaaactattttaaaattaaatatggttCTTTTAGTAACACGTGTTAATCTTAGTCATTCATTCTTTGTGTGATCAGTTCGTACACGTTTGTagtttatacatacatatttttaattaattggtatgaaatgtataattactttcaacatttatatttacttaaatatatgtcggagatggagagacaccggagccttcccgttGGAACCgggggaaaaacccctaatactgtaatttggattctaccatagccgtaattaagcaaccATCGTCTTTcagcccgattgtaattgtctaaaattatgagaatgagtttgggttcgaggtgacaaccagtcaccgaacgtagccgcggtcaaagggcgaacgttttatctaacaaagttatggaaaaagtctatagccctccataaaaagaaatagttataacggcactcgacagtaaacttaCTAACTGTCTTGTGGCCCGTTATACGCAAACCCTATTCTTTGGGTAGGttgattgccggttgtcgagaccTATTCGCAAAATATGTTAagccagcctaatgacccgtcataaaccttaagccttaagacaaacagtcttttccgtgaACGATACTATTAACAATAActgcaatttccctcactctccgaacgaagacttttccccacgaatataaaagacctgtGGACCGGGGAGGGGAGTTCAGTTTTTCCTAGACAGTGTCACCGTGACGGAAAGAGAGTTTCGAGTACGATCTCATCAATTGAGGTATCATTTCGACAGAGTGCTTACTCCACGTGCTAACTGGGAGTACAACCTAGACGTTGCCGAAGAGTGAAGAGtaaagagtcccgttgaccgcggattcgttatcggacctaagactattgtcattagcatcgTGAGTGCCTAACCGCTGCAGTTATTTATCAAATCTATCGTCTCCATACTTGTGCCTGGATCGTACCATAACAATGGCTAATACTGGTGAAGATTCATTATCCGCCCACACCTCCAATCCTaccgtcaacccgacatatattttatgttaattgAATTATATCTTAGACATTATAGCATTATATCTGTAGACATTCATATATATTCATAATTGCTTATaggttaattattaataaagtagaatttcatataaagtaaatatcttagatagatattaattattctcttaaaatattaaattatgtttttaCAGATACTGTAAACATGCAGTTACACATCAGAGGAGAACATACAACTTTGGTCGAGTCACATGAAAATGAGACTATTGCAGACATAAAggtatgataaaaaaaaatagtaatattgttattgtaattagtttattacagaatttaatTCGATACAATATGTTTTCTGAAATGTGCTCTTTGAAATAAGAAAAGAGTTtttgtttcatatatatttatatattacaagtGAAAGGTCTTTATTTACATTAATTCTAAACTAATTTGAAATACATTATCTTTTATCACATTGTCTTTTATCACAATATTTTAttgacaatatttttatttttaaaaacataaataattttcaataattcaaattaacgtatatataattaaattatttatagatagATAACTTTATTTTCCTGTCTTTTGGACTTTAAAAGGGGGTTGgcatgtaatatttataattatttataactattttatatataagtaattattatgtatgtataaaatcgaTAATATTATCTTGATATGTATTTAATCATTTGCGCCGCGATGATACTCTGGAGTCTAAGCTTTATGCCTCTGGAACGAGCAACGGCGCAATATCAAATGACAAACTTATGAGATGGTGGTCAAATAAATCTTTTATTGAACACTATTCGCAAATGTATGTCAACAGTTATacgaattaaagaaattttgaaatttttagagGAAGTAATATTGATATGTGATAAGGCAATTAAACAGGCATTAAACTTGTTTATAATATAGTGATAACAATataatttccttttatattttttagtatcTTATCACTATAGTAGATATTTTAAAAGTGCTTTaggtaaataatactatttgctGTGAAATGACGAAAGATTAGATTCTAGAgcctttataattaaatataagataataataattaaaatttattttaattttttccagaGAAAAATTGTTGAGGCAGAGGGTGCTGTAAATACAGAATTTAACTTGTACTGTTCTGGTGTCTTATTAGAAAATGATGCTTCAGTTGGAGATCTTACATCAAATATTCTAGAATTAACAGTTTCTCTTCCTGGTGGTAAGTTTTGACAActaagaaaatttttattctttttgaaatttctatattattaggGATGTGGGAAATATCTGGGATTTTAAGAATTTAAAGAACCTGAACATCATTTTGAGATTAGTTTGCATACAACTATGTTATGGGATAGGCAGacacttttttttttgcatttattGCAATTCGCAGACTTCCCAAGTTGTAAGTATTATAtgcttaatttaattttttataagaatCACATACTATCGAAAACTATTGTAAGTATCTAtctaagtaattaaaaattacttttatgtGTTATATTAATAGTTTGAAACAATTGtcagaatatataatatgtaatatattaatataaaacatgttgttaaatatttatcctaAGATAGTCTCAAACCTCGATtcaaattctcgaaattcttggAAATCCCTATATTTTCAAAATCTCAAGATGGTTTCAGGAATCAGActctataatatttttgtatacctCTAGATATTATTGATCTTTAagtttacaaatataaaattattttaacataaataatcaagtattactttaatttttaaggTAAGGTCCATGGATCTTTAGCGCGTGCTGGAAAAGTAAAAGCTCAAACTCCAAAGGTAAttaagtaatacaatatataattaagGAAAAATAGATATTGTAGATTAATGTACTAAATTCTAAAATCAACTTAAATAACATCTTATCATCTATCCAAATATGCATCTATCATATAAAACAATCAACAATTGGCATGCTACACACATTGATTCTACATTGTAAGACAATCTGATATCAACGTACATAACATACATTcctttgttaatttttaaaatgattaaaacatTCGTAAGAAATATACGGTTTAAAGTTACATTTAGTCAATTCTTAACCCTTTGCTCTCAGAATATTAACTGTACCAATGCAATATTTTTGATATCATATGATAAACATATTcactttatataattattgaacTCGAaccttttattgaaaaatatttttctttccattttcttttttttcaaagatACTATCATATGGTGAATTCATGTAGAAAGAAGTACAACTTCAGATATatcaagaaaaattatatattgacAAGGACTCGGATAATCAACAACTATCTTGGTTTTATCAATTAGAAAATCATAGAATACTTCATtctaaaaagaatttattattttgattagAGTCAACAGTAtgattgaaagaaaagaatgaataTATCTCTTTCCAACAATACTCTTTGAAATAATCACTAGGACaagaattatagaaaatatcacGCATAGAAAGCAGAaattatatgaatgttttaattttcgTAAATTTGCCTtactactttttttttaaatattatttcaaatattcttttccattacaCAGGTGGAGAAACAAGaaaagagtaaaaagaaaacaggTCGAGCTAAAAGGCGAATTCAATACAACCGAAGATTCGTTAACGTGGTTCAAACTTACAGTCGTCGACGTGGACCGAACGCTAATACAAATTCATAattgtatgcatatatatttatatatatgtatatatacatatatacatcctgtaattatgaaaacgaaataaaaagttaaatgtaaccatttctttatttatttcttactcTTTGTAATCTTATtagcatttataaaatatttcaatatattacaGTGACAATTCAATTGAAAGTTTAAAACTTCATTTCAATtgtttgatattaaaatttttaatattaaacagaGTTATTCAccaatgtaataaaatttttataaaaatactatgTAATCCTAATTAAAAAGCATTTAGTTTATATTAAAAGATTTCCgaaatattttgattaaaaatatttacaaaagatAGACAAATATTAAGactacaaaataaattttaaatttctttgaCAGAAACATATTACATAGTTTACgaaaattacatatacatatgtacagatTTTAGATAAGATTATTttaagtatacatatatcttaactTTTGTAACACTATATGTAATGTGCTtgtgtaatattatatgtagatatacatatattagataaatatacacatatatttcaGAAATAAACTTTCCTACGAAAGAGATCAATTAAATTTGTGCTTAAAGATTAAAATCGTGAAAAGACGTATTAGTTTTTTTTCGATATTAAACTAcagtaatacataatatattatacgaacTTTACTTATTTAGGCTTAATTCTTAATGATACTGTAATTAATATACCAattcaacaaattttttaatgtttattgCGTTAAACATATGCATGATTGTAGTTACTTaacttttacaaatattatttcttcgtcTTAATCTCAAATTaagaaataatcatttatttcTTACAAAAAGCAAAGATACTAATTTCTTTACAATAAGTATTTAGTTGTATATAAAAAGAActcctatatatacatatacacaagaAAAGAATTCTGTGGAATTCATTCTACTTTATACTAAATTGTATCTCTTTACAAATtcacaatttaaatttatttcgtaatactaaagtaaataatatatgacAACAAGAAATAGGTACATTAATACCTTCCTTTTTGAATAATTAcaacaattatatttataacaataatttcatataaattttttaattaaggtCAAGTCATACTCTAAGTAaaacttgaaaaatttgaattaatatattgctatttaatgttcataaatttgaaaaagtttAACTTTGACAAATAGATATACCAAAGTTccataaattattacaattaaaattgtataaattttttacataatttaaagTTAAACTTGCCTAACTTACgcttaattttatatgtatttcttattttctatctTTGCTTTTTAGTATTGAGCAAGAAGATCTTTAATATCCTTGCAAAGAGTTGCAAAATCTGGTCTCTGATGGCTTTGTAAATGCCAACAAGGATACataagttttacataaattactTGCGGACAGGTAGACGGACAAGGAAGACGAGTACCTCTTTCTAATGCAGCCAACAATTCAGTACTTCCTTTTTCTTGTTCATTTTGAAGACGGTCTATACTTGAATCAAGGCCGGGTAAACGTGGTTCTTCTCCAAAGCCAAATGTTTCATACATTGTTACACCAAATGACCATACATCTGATCGAGTAGAAAATTTTCCATCTCTAATACTTTCTGGAGCATACCTTAAAAAGAAAGGCTTtctagaatagaatagaaactCAAGAACACACAATTTCGTTATATCTATAACTTACCATTTAATAGGAAGGCCTCGATCAGTTTGTAAAATGTAGTAATCATTTTTTCCAGTAACTTGAGCTAACCCAAAATCACTGATTTTAACTTTATTCTCATCTGCAACTAAAATATTTCTTGCAGCAAGATCTCTATGAACAATACTCATACTACCTAAATAATCCATTCCTGTTGCAATATCTAAAGCAAACCCTAATAGTCTTTTATGAGTCAATTCTTGTTTGTGAATTGTTAGATAACTTTGCAATGAACCATGTTTTACATATTCCATTACCAAACAAACTTCAGGTTCTGATATTACACCAAGAATTTCCACTACATTTGGATGTTTCAAGGTCTgcaattttatttgattaatatCTATTACAGTattaatattgcaatattaatattaaattgcacgaaaaataaattaaaagttaacTGAATCATTAAATTAACCTTCATTATAGCAATCTCTCTTTCAAAGTCTCTTATATCTGCTTCAAGTGCTcttgttttcaatttttttatagcAACTTGTTGTGGTTCAATATCTTTCCCATTTTCTCTTTCCAAAGTACCTCTATAAACTTCTCCATAAAAACCTTGACCGATCCTGCCTTGTAGAATTATATTACAATCGATGTCTAATTCATAAATGCCTCGCATTTGACCTAAAGAACCATTGCTACTTCTTCCAGATCCACAATCTTCTCCTGTTCCAGATTCATTTCTTCCCATTacctatttttatattaatattatgtgtTAAGTTTactgtaattaattaaaaccattaatttttagaaaacaCGATTtggttaaattatttttattctttagacTTATAAGTAGCAACTATTAAATTTAGATGTTGAAATATATTCAATCAattagtttattattttattacctcGCCTAAATCACCAGGGTGTCCTATTCGCAGAGCTTGAGTGGAGTGTTCAATACAGTTCATGTTAGGAATGTTATTTTGAGAAATTGAACACCCTTCTGAATCTCTTCTTGCATTAGATAACCAACCTAAATATGCAGAGAGGTCTTCTGTACTGCCTACATAATTATCATTGGTGTTAATTAAACTTTGCATacctaaaatttaaataaaataaatttttaaattttgttaaaacaatGTTATTATAGCAAAGAAACTCTTACTATCATCAGTGCCATTCCATTGAAGACTTGTATTGTCTGTAGAAAGACTACTACTTCTTGATTCACTATTTATTGACCTATTATCGCTGGAGTCAGAGTTATCTGGCTCAAATTTTTTCAATTCAGGAGTAAATGTTTTAGGGAAAGCTGTTGCGTACGTATGACTTCTGCGAGAATTGTATACTTGATATAGAATTTGATTAATGTCTCTCATAATTGCTTGAGGTTGTTTTCTAGAACCACTTGAATCTCCCCAACATTCAAGCATCAACCTATATACGTCCATAGGACAACCATTTGGAATAGGTAAACGTTTTCCAGATTCATAATATTTCTTCATAATAGCAGCATTTCGGAATTCTTGTAATGTGGCTCCCCTAGGATTAaataacacacacacatattaaattttatttttataaattttacttttatttgttaaatcaATGCTAAATCATAATTggacttataaaatatttgtaataaattactatattattaaacacacatattttataatttatgctATTAAAACAAGTTTATTTACTACATAGTTTTATACTATGAAAACAATTCTATGACTAAACTAAAtcaaaattataatgaaataagaaaagatttgtagat is a window of Bombus terrestris chromosome 17, iyBomTerr1.2, whole genome shotgun sequence DNA encoding:
- the LOC100642544 gene encoding FAU ubiquitin-like and ribosomal protein S30 isoform X2, coding for MQLHIRGEHTTLVESHENETIADIKRKIVEAEGAVNTEFNLYCSGVLLENDASVGDLTSNILELTVSLPGGKVHGSLARAGKVKAQTPKVEKQEKSKKKTGRAKRRIQYNRRFVNVVQTYSRRRGPNANTNS
- the LOC100642544 gene encoding FAU ubiquitin-like and ribosomal protein S30 isoform X1; its protein translation is MANTDTVNMQLHIRGEHTTLVESHENETIADIKRKIVEAEGAVNTEFNLYCSGVLLENDASVGDLTSNILELTVSLPGGKVHGSLARAGKVKAQTPKVEKQEKSKKKTGRAKRRIQYNRRFVNVVQTYSRRRGPNANTNS